The proteins below come from a single Conger conger chromosome 10, fConCon1.1, whole genome shotgun sequence genomic window:
- the manbal gene encoding protein MANBAL, with translation MPGDLDLSPPEVPEPTFLESLLRYGLFLGAVFQLICILAVIIPSSKSHHEQEVEPQDTRVGDQARKPKGPVPQIRQKVKKESKKKR, from the exons ATGCCGGGCGACTTGGATCTCTCACCCCCAGAGGTACCCGAACCAACCTTCCTGGAGAGCCTCCTGCGATATGGTCTATTTTTGGGTGCGGTTTTCCAGCTAATTTGCATTCTTGCCGTGATAATACCCTCATCCAAGAGTCACCACGAACAG GAGGTTGAACCCCAGGACACACGGGTCGGTGACCAGGCCAGGAAACCCAAAGGACCTGTCCCGCAGATTCGGCAGAAAGTAAAGAAGGAGAGCAAAAAGAAGAGATAA
- the LOC133139038 gene encoding potassium voltage-gated channel subfamily G member 1-like translates to MTLLAGDGSDYDYSALSCASDTSLNPPPPLHEREALKGVFYKRARLLPPGEGGGDHPPAPPSARRLHAIINVGGLRYQLPWATLESFPLTRLGQLRPSASFDEIMRVCDDYDVARNEFFFDRNPCAFRTILTFLRAGKLRMLRETCALSFRDELLYWGVPEDRLEWCCRRKLLQRVEEFQELDQAEELEDELLPDPDAGPREAPDEADARTSLCMARLRDMVERPHSGLPGKIFACLSVLFVTVTAINLSISTMPAMREEEEEGKCSRMCYNIFMVETVCVAWFSLEFTLRFIQDRSKLAFLRQPLNLIDVLAILPYYVTLLVDSTSSAGEKRLGSGSSYLDKVGLVLRVLRALRILYVMRLARHSLGLQTLGLTARRCTREFGLLLLFLCVAIALYSPLLYLIESEAAGGSRDFSSVPSTYWWAVITMTTVGYGDMVPRSVPGQVVALSSILSGILLMAFPVTSIFHTFSRSYLELKQEQQRLLQRRTHFLLRNRVAGLSGLSLESDALFDSLTSSEGGDTED, encoded by the exons ATGACGCTGCTGGCGGGAGACGGCTCGGACTACGACTACAGCGCGCTGAGCTGCGCCTCCGACACCTCcctcaacccccctcccccgctgcACGAGCGGGAGGCCCTCAAGGGCGTCTTCTACAAGAGGGCCCGGCTCCTCCCCCCGGGCGAGGGGGGCGGCGACcaccccccggccccgccctccGCCCGCCGGCTGCACGCCATCATCAACGTGGGCGGCCTGCGCTACCAGCTGCCCTGGGCCACGCTGGAGAGCTTCCCCCTGACCCGGCTGGGCCAGCTCCGGCCGAGCGCCAGCTTCGACGAGATCATGCGCGTGTGCGACGACTACGACGTGGCGCGAAACGAGTTCTTCTTCGACCGCAACCCCTGCGCCTTCCGCACCATCCTCACCTTCCTGCGGGCGGGCAAGCTGCGCATGCTGCGCGAGACCTGCGCCCTCTCCTTCCGCGACGAGCTGCTCTACTGGGGCGTCCCCGAGGACAGGCTGGAGTGGTGCTGCCGCCGGAAGCTTCTGCAACGCGTGGAGGAGTTCCAGGAGCTGGACCAGGCCGAAGAGCTGGAGGACGAGCTGCTGCCCGACCCGGACGCCGGGCCCCGGGAGGCCCCCGACGAGGCCGACGCCCGCACCAGCCTCTGCATGGCCCGGCTGAGGGACATGGTGGAGAGGCCGCACTCGGGCCTCCCCGGGAAGATCTTCGCCTGCCTGTCGGTGCTCTTCGTCACCGTCACCGCCATCAACCTGTCCATCAGCACCATGCCGGCCatgcgggaggaggaggaggag GGTAAATGCTCCAGGATGTGCTACAACATCTTCATGGTGGAGACGGTGTGCGTGGCCTGGTTCTCCCTGGAGTTCACCCTGCGCTTCATCCAGGACCGCAGCAAGCTGGCCTTCCTGAGGCAGCCACTCAACCTGATCGACGTGCTGGCCATCCTGCCCTACTACGTCACCCTGCTGGTGGACAGCACCTCCAGCGCCGGCGAGAAGCGCCTGGGCTCGGGCAGCAGCTACCTGGACAAGGTGGGTCTGGTTCTGCGGGTCCTGCGGGCGCTGCGCATCCTGTACGTGATGCGTCTGGCTCGCCACTCGCTCGGCCTGCAGACTCTGGGGCTGACGGCGCGCCGCTGCACGCGCGAGTTCggcctgctcctcctcttcctgtgcgTGGCCATCGCCCTCTACTCCCCGCTGCTCTACCTCATCGAGAGCGAGGCGGCCGGCGGCTCGCGCGACTTCAGCAGCGTGCCCTCCACCTACTGGTGGGCCGTCATCACCATGACCACGGTGGGCTACGGGGACATGGTGCCGCGCAGCGTGCCGGGCCAGGTGGTGGCGCTCAGCAGCATCCTGAGCGGGATCCTGCTCATGGCCTTCCCCGTCACCTCCATCTTCCACACCTTCTCGCGCTCCTACTTGGAGCtgaagcaggagcagcagcggctcCTGCAGAGGAGGACTCACTTCCTGCTCCGCAACAGGGTGGCGGGGCTCAGCGGGCTGTCGCTGGAGAGCGACGCGCTGTTCGACAGCCTCACGTCCTCCGAGGGCGGGGACACCGAGGACTAA